Below is a window of Halarcobacter anaerophilus DNA.
AAAACATTATGAAAATGGAAAGTTTAAAAATCTTGAAGCAGATTTTAAGTCGGATTTTAAAGATTTTATTTCTAATGTTTGGGCGGTATTTACGGATACAACCAAAAATAAGATACCTCCTAAAAACGCTATTCCCGTTGTAAAACTTACAAAAGAAGATATTATAAATATGCCTGATAATTCCGTAGTAAGATTAGTACATTCAACACTTTTGTTTAAACTTGATAACAAATATATTTTAACCGATCCAGTATTTTCGGAAACAATAACGCCTTTTCCTTTTGTTGCTCCAAAACGTTTTCATGATTTGCCTATCACTATTGAGCAGTTGCCCAAAATTGACGTAGTTATTATCTCCCATAATCATTATGATCATTTGGATGAACAAAGCATCCTAAAATTAAAAGACAAAGTAGAATATTTTTATACAACTTTAGGTGTAAAACAAAAGCTTTTAGATTTGGGTGTAAATACGATGAAAGTGTGCGAATTAGATTGGTGGCAGTCATGTACGGCAAATAATCTAAAAATTACGGCAACCCCTGCCCAACACTTTTCAGGGAGAGGATTATTTGATAAAAATAAAACATTATGGGCTTCTTGGGTTATTACCTCTACAAAAGCAAATCTCTTTTTTAGCGGTGACAGCGGATATTTTAATACTTTTAAGAAAATAGGTGAAAAGTATGGACCTTTTGATATGACTTTTATAGAAGCAGGAGCATACAATGAAAGATGGAAAGAGATACATATGATGCCAAAACAGAGTGTTCAGGCAAATATTGATTTAAAAGGGAAAATATTATTTCCAGTGCATAACAGCAGTTTTAATCTCTCTATTCATCCTTGGAATGAACCTTTAAACAAAGTTGTAGAAGAAGCTAAAAAACAGAATGTGACTGTAACTCATCCTAAAATGGGAGAAATAATCCCTTTATTATCAAAAAAAGAGACGCAAAAATGGTGGTAACTTTTATACATAATCAAACTAAACAATCTACAAGAGATTAATCTTGCAGATGTTAAGTTAAAGTAAAAAATTATGCTTTTACTTTAATTAATTTTGCTTCTAATTTAAAAAAAGTAGATATAGTTTTATATTGAACAAAAATCAATATTGCCAAAAGAACAAAAAACAGCGGTGAAAATAGAGTTATAATGTCATTTTTCACTAATCCAGCCATAATAAAAAAGAAACATAAAAAGCAACTCCCGGACAAATAATTGCAAAACTTAAATTACTCTTTTCTTCTCCATTGATAAAATCTTTAAAATAATTCAATTTTTTCATTACGAAATATCCTACCAAACCAAATACTATTTCTAAAGAGAAAATAGAAGAAGTAATTAAAAACAGCCATGCTGTAGGAACATGATCATTGATAAGATGATGATAAAAACCAAAAGTCAATCTTATAAATGCAATACTAAGCAGTGTCAAAATAGGAAGCATAATCCAAATACTTACGCTTGTCTCTTTTGTAATACCGTGTTCCAAAATTTCTCTCATTGCTAATATAATTTTTATAAAAGTTAAACTAACGGCAATAACAGCAAAAAATACAGCCATAAAGATTCCTATACTTGAAACTGCCGTATTGGCACTCATAGCACCCGGTGCAGAGAATCCTACAGAAATCATTGCAAAAGCAAAAATTGCAATTAACTGACTGAAATTATTGTTTTCATTTAGATTAAAATCACCGCTTATTATCATATGTGTAAAATATCCTAAATATATTTTAAGAGCATAAAAAGCAATAATAAAAAAACAAATTAATGCAAAAGGGAAAATATACTCGATAATATCGTAAATCCCCGGTACCGTTAATGCAGCTAAAATAAAAACAGTATTCATACTCATTCCGAAAGTAAGAGGCATTGCCATCAAAGAGACTTCACTGTTTGTTCTTTTTAATTTTTCAAAACCTTTAGTGTTTTTAAACTTTCTGTACTCTTTTATATTCCAAAGCAGAAGCTCAAAATGTTTGAAAATAAAGAAAAATGTAGCAAGCATAGCCAAAACAACCAATGCTGATATAAAATCACCCTTTTTTATAAAAGGAAGAAGAAAATCTATGCTTACCATCTCAACACCCTTATGCGGTATCAAAAAATTTAGATATAAAAAAAAAGATACTGCCAAACCACCTGAACCTAAAGAGGCTAAAAAATACATCGGTGAATACTTTTCACCCAAATTACTAACTTTTGCCATAAATTTTTATCCTTTATCATAAACTTAATAGTAGTTATTGTAAACTAAGTTGACATTCTAGTCTAAAAAATATATTTTGTCAAGGAGGTTGACAATATGGAAGAAAAATATTTTGATTTAAAGTTTTTATTGTTGGAAAAACTAAATCTAATTGAAGAACTAAGTTTTATAGAGGCAAAAAAAGAGAAATTTGAGAGTAACGATATAGTTACCTCTACAAGAATACTAACACTGATACAAAATGGAACTTTTACCTCTTCAGAACTGGCCAAAAAACTTAATATAAGCAGACAAGCCATACATAAAAGTATTAATAATCTTTGCAGCAAAGGGTACTTATTGCTACATAATGAAGAAACAATTAAAAAAAACAAACATATCTATATAACGGAAAAAGGCAAAGAATTACTAATATGCAGAAACAATGTAATGAAAAAAGTCGAAAAAACGGTTAAAGAAAAAATAGGAAAAGATGATTTCTTAAAATTAAAAGAATTACTAAAAAAAGATTGGGATTAAATCAAGTGGAGCGGGAAACGAGACTCGAACTCGCGACAATCTGCTTGGAAGGCAGAGGCTCTAGCCAACTGAGCTATTCCCGCATTTAAAAAAGTATAAAGAAGCCTGAAAAAGGCACTTTAAAGTGGTGGGTCATGAAGGACTCGAACCTTCGACCACTCGGTTATGAGCCGAGTGCTCTAACCAGCTGAGCTAATGACCCACGCTGACTTAAAAAGCCAATGGCGGACAAGGAGGGATTCGAACCCTCGGTACCGTTGCCAGTACGCATCCTTAGCAGGGATGTGGTTTCAGCCAACTCACCCACTTGTCCTTGTTTTCAGGGATGTAATTGTACTTACTTTGTTCTTAAATATCTCTTAATTTTTTACATCTTTTAGATATAACTACTTATGTTATCTAACTCTTTTAAGTTAGCTAGGAGTATAATTTTTTAAAGAAGGATCTAATATGGACGAGAAATTCAAAAAAATAGCTCCGTATTTAACTATTTTTATAGTTATATTTTTTCTTATAGGTTCTTACGTTCTTTATAAAAGTGAAGCTAGAAATATAGAAAAAAAAGTTTATAACATTCTTTCTCACAACACTTATCATTTTAAAGAGTATTTTTCTATTTCTGAATCTTTCCTTTATGCTATGAAATACACTATTGAGGACAAATTTGAATTAGGTTATAGTTGTGTCCACCCTTCTTATAAAGATTTAATTTATAAAAAAGATCTAAATTTTTATCAAATAAGAGACAACAGAACTTCTTTGATGGGAATAGGAAATCCAAAAGATTTTTCAGCTGAACTGATAAATGAATTAAACAGCACATTATATTTGACACCTCTGTTTTTTTCCGCTAAAAAAATAATTCCCGATATGAGAAGAATTTATTATAAATCGGCAAATCATTTTATTTTTACCTCTGAAAACCTTCAATATAAAGATAAAAAACAATTTCTATCTATATACAAAAAAAGTTCATGGGAAAAATTTATAAAAAATCAAAATAAATATAAAGATATGATTATCTCAAATACATATAATGGATACTTGAAAAAAGAGCATCTACTGACATTGTCCCTTCCTGTTTACAAAGAAAAAAATTTCACGGGACTTGTTTCTATTGAAAAAAATTTAAATACCTTAACTGAATATTTAAAAAGAGTCGCCTTAAGCGGCAGAACATATCTAGTAAACGGCAAAGATGATATTATAGTATCAAAAGAGAATTCTTCACTTAACACAAAATTAACCGATAATTCGGATATTATAAAAATTCCAATCGTTGAAAATCAACTTTATCTAACCCATGTAATAGATAAATATAAATTAAGAAAAGAGGCTTTTTACAGAAGTTCGGGAAAAATTTTAATACTTCTTCTTCTAATAGTTATCTCTATAATTTTAATATATTTAAAAGTTGTTTTAACAAAAGTTCAATATTTGGCAAATACTGATGCACTAACAAAACTTTTAAATAGAAGAGCTATGAAAGAATCCATTGAAAATCAAATGAAAATAAGCAGAAGATATAATCAAGACCTCTCTTTTTTACTTATTGATATAGACTATTTTAAAAAAGTAAACGATAAATACGGTCATCAAACAGGAGATTTGGTATTAACAAAAGTTTCTGATCTTTTTAAACATTTGATAAGAAGCTGTGATATAGCTGCTAGATACGGTGGAGAAGAGTTTTTAATTGCTTTAGCTAATACAGATATAAATGAAGCATATCTTATGGCAGAAAGAGTTAGAAAACTTGCAAATAAAATAAAAATAAAAGGGATAAATCTAAATCTAACAGTAAGTATAGGCTGCTGTAGTTTAAAAGAAGAAGATGATTATGAATCTATTTTAAGAAGAGTAGATAAACTTATGTACAAAGCAAAAAAAAGAGGAAGAGACAATAGTGTAAAAGAAGAGATAGATTAGATACTTTTTAGTATCTTTTCTACCACTTCTTTTGGATTTTGAGCTTTATAAATCGGTCTTCCCACAACTATAAAATCAACCAAATTCTTTTTTGCAAAAGGTATATCTGCAACTCTTTTTTGATCTTGTGCATCTTCACCGAAAGGTCTGATTCCCGGACACAAGGTTATAAACTCTTTTGAAGTATTATCTTTTATATCTAGACTTTCAAAAGCAGAACATACAACACCGTCAACTCCCGATTCAAAAGTATCAATCGCAAGTTTAGTGGCTTTTGTTTCAATATCTTCATTATAAACAGATCTAAACTCTTCATTATCAAAAGAAGTAAGTGCAGTAACAGCCAAAACCAAGGGTTTGTTAGGAATATCTTTTATCCTTTGCATTACTGTTTGCATAGCTCTTTTCCCTGAACTTGCATGCACGTTAAACATATCTACAAGATTAAACAAAGCTATCTCTTCTGCCGCATCTGCCATAGTATTTGGAATATCATAAAGTTTTAAATCTAAAAATATTTTAAAATTGGGATTTATAGCTTTTAAATCTTCTAAAAATTTTTTCCCGTCTCTAATATAACTTCTAAAACCCACTTTTAACCAAACATCAAAATCTTTGATTTGTTCAACTAAAGCTAAATTCTCTTTTGCACTAGGTAAGTCTAAAGATACGCACAACTTCACTTTTAAGCCTTTTTAACTTTGTCTAGAACTCCGTTTATAAATTTAGGAGCAGAATCTGAAGCCAGCTTTTTAGCCAATTCTATTGCTTCATTTATAACGATTGCTTTATCTAAACCTTTGAAAATAATTTCATAAATAGCAAGTCTTAAAATAGATTTTTCAACACTTCCCGTGTCTTTTATTCCACCTTGATTTAAATGACTTATTATCTCTTTGTCAATCTCTTCCAGGTTTTTAATTACACCGTTAAAAAGATCAAGGGCAAACTCTTTTTGTTTGTTTCTGATTTTTTTATCTTCCAAAATTTCATCAACAAACTTTACGATTCCCTCATTTCCTAAATCATAGGCATAAAGCAATCCGATAACTGATTCTCTCGCTTGTGTTCTTGTTGCCAAATTATTTTCCTAATTCACTATATAAATCTAGCATTTCAATAATTGTAGTCATTGCTTCTGCACCTTTGTTCCCTACTTTGCTACCTGCTCTTTCGATTGCCTGTTCTATTGTATCTGTCGTTAAAACTCCGTTTGACACGGGTTTTCCGTATTTTAAAGTAACATTTGCAATACCTTTGGTAGCTTCTGCACTAATATAATCAAAATGAGGAGTTGCTCCTCTAATTACTGCACCTACGCAGCATACGGCATCATATCTACCGCTTGCCAATGCTTTTTCAAGAGCAAAGGGAATTTCAAAAGCACCCGGAACTAAAATCAAATCTAAATTCTCTTCTTTTCCGCCGTGTCTTAAAAAAGAGTCTTTTGCTCCCTCAACTAATCTATCAGTAATAATATGGTTAAATCTTCCATTTACAATAGCGATTTTTTCATCGCCTTTTAAGCTTAATTTACCTTCTATAATTTTCATAAAAAACCTTTTGTATTTTCCTAAAGTCTATTATTATACTTAAAAATGTGTTTAATATTTATTAAAGTTTCAGAGCATCTTTTATAGCAAAGATCTCATCAACTGTTTTATACAAGTCATCTATTTGAAGCATATTAGGTCCGTCACTTAAGGCAATAGAAGGATCATAATGTGTTTCAAAAAAGAATCCGTCTACACCTACAGCAGCCGCAGCTCTTGCAAGACTTGGAACTATTGCACTGTTTCCTCCTGTTGTTTCACCCGTACTTGGAACTTGTGCAGAATGAGTTGCGTCAAAAATAACGGGAGCAAACTCTCTCATGGCAATTAAATTTTTCATATCAACAACCAAAGCGCCGTATCCAAAAGTATTTCCTCTTTCACAAAGCCATACACCGTTATCTTTAGAATTTTGATAACTTACCTCATCAACACCTCGTGTTTTTAAAACTTTTTCAACAGGATGTTTCATACTGTTTGCAGCTAAAAACTGCCCTTTTTTTATATTTATTTTACAAGGTGTTTTTGCAGCTGCTACAAGTAAATCCGTTTGTCTGCATAAAAACGCCGGAATTTGAAGTACGTCGACTACCTCTGAAGTAGGTTTGGCTTGATAAGATTCATGAATATCCGTAACAACTCTATAACCAAACTGTTCTTTAATCTCTTGAAACATTTTAAGACCTTCATCTAGTCCCGGTCCTCTAAATGAGTTTAAGCTTGTTCTGTTTGCTTTGTCAAAAGAGGCTTTAAAATAAAAATCGACTCTTTTATTTTCACTTAAAGGCTTTAACATTTCAGCTATTTTCATAACCTTGTCTCTATCTTCTAATACACAAGGTCCTGTTAATATAATCATTTTTTGTTCCTTACAAATATTGTTCTTTTTTCTTCACCCGTATATGCATAATAAAACTCATAAAGATTTTGTGCAATATACTCAATATCATCTTTTGCATTTTCATCACAAGCAAATAAGATTTCATCCCCCTCTTTTAAAGGAGTTTCATAAGCAGGTAGAATTTTCTCTTCCTCTTCTCTTATTAATAAAAGCGGTATTATATTGTTTTTTTGTTCTCTATTATATAAAGAACGGCTGAAAATCTTCAATAAAACCTCTTTACCCTCTTTTATCGTATCAATTATTTGAGGCGCTTGATATTTATCTACTTTAAGTTCATAAAGTTTTGGATTTTCATCTATTGTTTGAACTAAATCTCTAACTAATTTTGCACCCCAAATATCATCCTCTTTGCACATCAAAGTAATAAATTTATCAGACAAAGGACTTATCAAAGCATTAGTCGTTTTATTTATCAAAATTCTTGAAGGCATAAAAATATGATCGATTTTTGCATTTTTAAAAATAGAAAAATCTTCCATTTCATTCTCTCTTGCTATTGTCATAATTCTTGGATTAAGTTTTTTCGCTGTTGCCAAGATTGAAAGATTTGTCGTATCATCATTAGTTGCAGAGATAATTGCAACGGCATCTTGAATTCCCACATTAGAGAGCATCTCTTTATCATCTGCATTTCCGTAAGTAATATGCAAACTCTCATTTGGAATAAAGTTTTCGACTTTTAATCTATCTAATTCAACAAATTCTGCTTCAACTTTATCTTCTCTTAGATTTTCATAAATATGCTGTCCCATTCTTCCATATCCGCAGACTATATATTTTCCTTTTGGAAATATTGGCAAATTTGCATTTAAATCATCGATTTTATATATCCACTTTTCAAGTTTCAAAAGATTCGGGGCATTTAAAGCCATCGCTATTTCACTTGAAATTATTGAAAAAGGATTTGCTATAATCTCTACGTTTAAGTCTCTTAAATTTTCACTGTGGTTTAAAGTAGTTGATTTAACGGCAAGTCTTATATGAGAATTTAAAAGTTTGGAAGTAAGCGCAATTCTAAGATTTAAAGAATCATCTTCAAAAATAGAGACTAAACCTTTACAATTATATTTTTTGATTCCGGCTTCCATTAAGACTTTGGGAGTATAAGCATCTGCAACCAAAACAGGTACCGTAGGAGTAAAATTTTCCAAAATCAAATCATTTGCCCTACTCTCGTTTTTTTCAATAACTACTGTTCTAATATTTTGCTCTAACGCCCTGTGTATTATCTCGCTGCTTATTTTATTGTAACCTAAAATAATAATAAATTTTTGTTTTAAAGTTTTTACCTGTCTTTTAAATTTCGCCCTTTTTATCTCCCTTAAAAAGACTTTATCTCCTAAAAGACTAACAACAGAACCGATTCCGTAAAACCATCCAAGAACAGTTAAATAAATAGAGAAACTAACCCATAAACGCTGAGGATAAGTAAAAGTATAAGGAGTCTCCCCGAAACCTATTGTTGTTGCCGTATACGTTACAAAATAAAAAGCATCAAATATTGTCATTTGATAAGGCTGACCTTTGTCATCGACTCCTGTAATAACAAGTAATCCAACTATTGCAATAGTATATGTAATAACAATAATTAAAAAAGGTCCTCTCATCCTTTGAAGGACGATAAATAAAGAGCTATCTTTCACTAGAAAACCTTTTTATCTTTTTGATTTCAGGGTATCTCCCACATAAAGAGTTACGGAAACGATATTTGCCAATAATGCACCGCCTGATAAAGAGATAATAATTCCTATAATCTCAGGAGTTATACTATAAGCATAAAAAGCAATTGTCCAAATTGAAGCAGCTGCTATTAATTGGATATCAGCAACAAGAGAAGTTGCCAGAAGGACGGAACCCATTTGTGTTTTATCTCCAAGCTTCAAAGTTGTTGCAATTATATTTACGACAATAGCAGCCAAAAGTTCATATTTACTGTGGCTTTCCAAAGAGTTCATATCTCCGTAAAAAAAACCGAAGTTTAGGGTCATAGCCAATATAATAAAAAAACCTGATATAACTTTATCTAAATTCATAAAAACTATCCTTCATCTCTTAAATAATAGTTAATTTTATCAAATTGATGATTAAGATTAATAAAACTCACTTTTAATTCTTTTTTGAAGAGACGAAAACGCCGCTTATAACAATTAAAACAATTCCTAAAATAACCCAAATATCAGGAAATTTATCTCCCAAAAACAATCCTACAATTATAGAAAAAGCAATATTGGCATAAGATATTGTTCCTATTATCCCTGCTTTTGCTACAGAATAGGCTTTTGTCATAAAAATTTGAGCTAAAGTCGCAAAAATTCCTAAAAAGACAATAACAATCCAGTCTGAACTTTTAGGCATTACAAAAGTTCCGAAAATATAATCATAATTTGAATTTGTATAAAACTCCGAAATAATCATTAAAAGAAGAGGTCCTATGGTTCCTATTCCCATAAAAGACATAACAATAGTTCTTCCGTCATAATATTTTCTAAGTTCCCTAATAGAGGTATAAGCAAGCCCTGCTCCCACACCCGATAAAATTCCAAGCCAATCTGTTTTATCCAAAGAACTTCCGTCAAATTTAGTAATAAACAAAATTCCGATAAAACCTACAAATACTCCAAGCCAACCTCTAAAAGCCAACTTCTCTTTTACAAAAATATAGGCAAATACTGCACTGAAAATTGTAGAAGTTTTTGAAAAAGTCATAGCTTCACCCAAAGGAATATTTGCAATATTATAAAAGAAAAAAAGTAAAGCAATAAATCCTGCAAGTCCCCTAAAAATAAGTAAAAGAGGTTTTCCACCTTTTTGATTTAAAGGTGATTTATAAATTGATAAAAGTATTAAAACTACGCCGAAAACATTTCTGAAAAAAACAACTTCAAGCGAACTCATAGAACCACTTAATTGTTTTGCAAAAGCTCCCATGCAAGCAAAGCAAAAAGAGGCAAAAAGCATATATTTAATACCCAAAGATACATCATTGGTCATTAAAAATCCTTAAAATAATGGTGGCATTTTATATCTTTTCTTTTTAAATAAAGATTATTATTAAACTTAAATTATAAAATTAATATTTTTAGTATAATTTGGGTAAAATTCAAAGATTTTTATAAATAATGAGTCTTACTCTATTAGGAAAATAATGGAATATCTAAAAATTACCGGTAAAACAAAATTAGAAGGTGAAGTAAAAATATCAGGTGCAAAAAATGCAGCTTTACCTCTTATAGCAGCAACAATCTTGGCAAAAAATGAAATTTCTATATGTAATCTACCCGATGTTGTTGATATTAATACACTTTTAAAACTGATTGGAAAATTAGGCGGAAAATTCAAAAAAGAAGAGGATTGTATCAAAATTGATACTTCAAAATTAAATAAAACAACTGCAACTTACGATATTGTAAAAACAATGAGAGCCTCAATTTTGGTTTTAGGTCCCATTTTGGCAAGATTCGGACACTGTGAAGTATCACTTCCGGGAGGTTGTGCAATCGGGCAAAGACCTGTAGATCTGCACCTTAAAGCGTTAGAAGCAATGGGAGCAAAAATCAATATAAATCACGGATATATAGAAGCTTCTGCTCCAAACGGTCTGAAAGGAACAAAAATTGTATTCGATAAAGTTACGGTGGGTGGAACAGAAAACAGTGTTATGGCAGCAGCTCTAGCAGAAGGTGTAACAACAATCATCAATGCGGCAAAAGAGCCGGAAGTACAACAACTTTGCGAAGTAATAAGCAATGCAGGGGTTAAAATTGAAGGTATAGGAACATCTAAATTAGTAATTCACGGTTCAAACAAAGAACTTTTACATATGCAAGATTTTGATGTTATTCCCGATAGAATTGAAGCCGGAACTTATATGTGTGCCGCAGCTATTACAAATTCGAAATTAAAAATTACAAATGTGAAACCTCTTCATTTAGAAGCTGTTATTGCTAAATTAGAAGAGATGAATTTTAAAGTTCTTCAAGATAAAGATTCCGTTACAATATTGCCGACAGAAGAGATAAAACCCGTAAATATTATTACAAGTGAATATCCGGGATTTCCTACAGATATGCAGGCGCAATTTATGGCTTTGGCTACTCAGGCAAATGGAACAAGCACCATTGATGAAAGATTGTTTGAAAATAGATTTATGCATGTAAGTGAACTTCTTAGACTTGGAGCTGATATTCATCTAAACGGTAATATAGCAAGCATAAACGGAGCAACCGATACTTTAAACGGAACAGATGTCATGGCAACTGATTTAAGAGCATCCTCGGCGCTGGTTTTATCTGCACTTGTTGCAAAAGGAGAGACTTCAATTCACAGAATATATCATCTTGACAGAGGATATGAGGATTTAGAAGGGAAGTTAAACAAAATAGGTGCAAAAGTAGCAAGATATAAAGAATAAAATATTTTATAAATTAAGAATAAATTTTA
It encodes the following:
- a CDS encoding MBL fold metallo-hydrolase, with protein sequence MRKKLLKSLIVLSLFTGIVMAGCSQNKKNIQCNLKHYENGKFKNLEADFKSDFKDFISNVWAVFTDTTKNKIPPKNAIPVVKLTKEDIINMPDNSVVRLVHSTLLFKLDNKYILTDPVFSETITPFPFVAPKRFHDLPITIEQLPKIDVVIISHNHYDHLDEQSILKLKDKVEYFYTTLGVKQKLLDLGVNTMKVCELDWWQSCTANNLKITATPAQHFSGRGLFDKNKTLWASWVITSTKANLFFSGDSGYFNTFKKIGEKYGPFDMTFIEAGAYNERWKEIHMMPKQSVQANIDLKGKILFPVHNSSFNLSIHPWNEPLNKVVEEAKKQNVTVTHPKMGEIIPLLSKKETQKWW
- a CDS encoding TsoY family (seleno)protein — translated: MAKVSNLGEKYSPMYFLASLGSGGLAVSFFLYLNFLIPHKGVEMVSIDFLLPFIKKGDFISALVVLAMLATFFFIFKHFELLLWNIKEYRKFKNTKGFEKLKRTNSEVSLMAMPLTFGMSMNTVFILAALTVPGIYDIIEYIFPFALICFFIIAFYALKIYLGYFTHMIISGDFNLNENNNFSQLIAIFAFAMISVGFSAPGAMSANTAVSSIGIFMAVFFAVIAVSLTFIKIILAMREILEHGITKETSVSIWIMLPILTLLSIAFIRLTFGFYHHLINDHVPTAWLFLITSSIFSLEIVFGLVGYFVMKKLNYFKDFINGEEKSNLSFAIICPGVAFYVSFLLWLD
- a CDS encoding HTH domain-containing protein; amino-acid sequence: MEEKYFDLKFLLLEKLNLIEELSFIEAKKEKFESNDIVTSTRILTLIQNGTFTSSELAKKLNISRQAIHKSINNLCSKGYLLLHNEETIKKNKHIYITEKGKELLICRNNVMKKVEKTVKEKIGKDDFLKLKELLKKDWD
- a CDS encoding sensor domain-containing diguanylate cyclase, with protein sequence MDEKFKKIAPYLTIFIVIFFLIGSYVLYKSEARNIEKKVYNILSHNTYHFKEYFSISESFLYAMKYTIEDKFELGYSCVHPSYKDLIYKKDLNFYQIRDNRTSLMGIGNPKDFSAELINELNSTLYLTPLFFSAKKIIPDMRRIYYKSANHFIFTSENLQYKDKKQFLSIYKKSSWEKFIKNQNKYKDMIISNTYNGYLKKEHLLTLSLPVYKEKNFTGLVSIEKNLNTLTEYLKRVALSGRTYLVNGKDDIIVSKENSSLNTKLTDNSDIIKIPIVENQLYLTHVIDKYKLRKEAFYRSSGKILILLLLIVISIILIYLKVVLTKVQYLANTDALTKLLNRRAMKESIENQMKISRRYNQDLSFLLIDIDYFKKVNDKYGHQTGDLVLTKVSDLFKHLIRSCDIAARYGGEEFLIALANTDINEAYLMAERVRKLANKIKIKGINLNLTVSIGCCSLKEEDDYESILRRVDKLMYKAKKRGRDNSVKEEID
- the pyrF gene encoding orotidine-5'-phosphate decarboxylase, producing the protein MKLCVSLDLPSAKENLALVEQIKDFDVWLKVGFRSYIRDGKKFLEDLKAINPNFKIFLDLKLYDIPNTMADAAEEIALFNLVDMFNVHASSGKRAMQTVMQRIKDIPNKPLVLAVTALTSFDNEEFRSVYNEDIETKATKLAIDTFESGVDGVVCSAFESLDIKDNTSKEFITLCPGIRPFGEDAQDQKRVADIPFAKKNLVDFIVVGRPIYKAQNPKEVVEKILKSI
- the nusB gene encoding transcription antitermination factor NusB; amino-acid sequence: MATRTQARESVIGLLYAYDLGNEGIVKFVDEILEDKKIRNKQKEFALDLFNGVIKNLEEIDKEIISHLNQGGIKDTGSVEKSILRLAIYEIIFKGLDKAIVINEAIELAKKLASDSAPKFINGVLDKVKKA
- the ribH gene encoding 6,7-dimethyl-8-ribityllumazine synthase — its product is MKIIEGKLSLKGDEKIAIVNGRFNHIITDRLVEGAKDSFLRHGGKEENLDLILVPGAFEIPFALEKALASGRYDAVCCVGAVIRGATPHFDYISAEATKGIANVTLKYGKPVSNGVLTTDTIEQAIERAGSKVGNKGAEAMTTIIEMLDLYSELGK
- the kdsA gene encoding 3-deoxy-8-phosphooctulonate synthase, whose product is MIILTGPCVLEDRDKVMKIAEMLKPLSENKRVDFYFKASFDKANRTSLNSFRGPGLDEGLKMFQEIKEQFGYRVVTDIHESYQAKPTSEVVDVLQIPAFLCRQTDLLVAAAKTPCKINIKKGQFLAANSMKHPVEKVLKTRGVDEVSYQNSKDNGVWLCERGNTFGYGALVVDMKNLIAMREFAPVIFDATHSAQVPSTGETTGGNSAIVPSLARAAAAVGVDGFFFETHYDPSIALSDGPNMLQIDDLYKTVDEIFAIKDALKL
- a CDS encoding potassium channel family protein, with translation MKDSSLFIVLQRMRGPFLIIVITYTIAIVGLLVITGVDDKGQPYQMTIFDAFYFVTYTATTIGFGETPYTFTYPQRLWVSFSIYLTVLGWFYGIGSVVSLLGDKVFLREIKRAKFKRQVKTLKQKFIIILGYNKISSEIIHRALEQNIRTVVIEKNESRANDLILENFTPTVPVLVADAYTPKVLMEAGIKKYNCKGLVSIFEDDSLNLRIALTSKLLNSHIRLAVKSTTLNHSENLRDLNVEIIANPFSIISSEIAMALNAPNLLKLEKWIYKIDDLNANLPIFPKGKYIVCGYGRMGQHIYENLREDKVEAEFVELDRLKVENFIPNESLHITYGNADDKEMLSNVGIQDAVAIISATNDDTTNLSILATAKKLNPRIMTIARENEMEDFSIFKNAKIDHIFMPSRILINKTTNALISPLSDKFITLMCKEDDIWGAKLVRDLVQTIDENPKLYELKVDKYQAPQIIDTIKEGKEVLLKIFSRSLYNREQKNNIIPLLLIREEEEKILPAYETPLKEGDEILFACDENAKDDIEYIAQNLYEFYYAYTGEEKRTIFVRNKK
- a CDS encoding DUF6394 family protein, which produces MNLDKVISGFFIILAMTLNFGFFYGDMNSLESHSKYELLAAIVVNIIATTLKLGDKTQMGSVLLATSLVADIQLIAAASIWTIAFYAYSITPEIIGIIISLSGGALLANIVSVTLYVGDTLKSKR
- a CDS encoding DMT family transporter, which translates into the protein MTNDVSLGIKYMLFASFCFACMGAFAKQLSGSMSSLEVVFFRNVFGVVLILLSIYKSPLNQKGGKPLLLIFRGLAGFIALLFFFYNIANIPLGEAMTFSKTSTIFSAVFAYIFVKEKLAFRGWLGVFVGFIGILFITKFDGSSLDKTDWLGILSGVGAGLAYTSIRELRKYYDGRTIVMSFMGIGTIGPLLLMIISEFYTNSNYDYIFGTFVMPKSSDWIVIVFLGIFATLAQIFMTKAYSVAKAGIIGTISYANIAFSIIVGLFLGDKFPDIWVILGIVLIVISGVFVSSKKN
- the murA gene encoding UDP-N-acetylglucosamine 1-carboxyvinyltransferase; this translates as MEYLKITGKTKLEGEVKISGAKNAALPLIAATILAKNEISICNLPDVVDINTLLKLIGKLGGKFKKEEDCIKIDTSKLNKTTATYDIVKTMRASILVLGPILARFGHCEVSLPGGCAIGQRPVDLHLKALEAMGAKININHGYIEASAPNGLKGTKIVFDKVTVGGTENSVMAAALAEGVTTIINAAKEPEVQQLCEVISNAGVKIEGIGTSKLVIHGSNKELLHMQDFDVIPDRIEAGTYMCAAAITNSKLKITNVKPLHLEAVIAKLEEMNFKVLQDKDSVTILPTEEIKPVNIITSEYPGFPTDMQAQFMALATQANGTSTIDERLFENRFMHVSELLRLGADIHLNGNIASINGATDTLNGTDVMATDLRASSALVLSALVAKGETSIHRIYHLDRGYEDLEGKLNKIGAKVARYKE